In Arthrobacter citreus, a single genomic region encodes these proteins:
- a CDS encoding diphthine--ammonia ligase, with amino-acid sequence MKKKIAVSFSGKDSTLALHDLMHSNEFEVVLLIASVTEGFNRTSIHGVRVELLEAQAKSIGLPLRKIWIPENCSNELYQEIMTKVNLELIEQGIEYVAFGDLFLEDVRKYREEMLKPLGITPIFPLWGESTSNVIRRFLSLGYKTIITCVDLTRLSEESSGKVIDKQFIDELPKEVDPCGENGEYHSFVFDGPIFNTPIHFEIGEKKRSADIYTGEIRFCFTDIVPN; translated from the coding sequence TTGAAGAAAAAAATAGCAGTATCTTTTAGTGGAAAAGATTCAACATTGGCTTTACATGATTTAATGCATTCAAATGAATTCGAAGTCGTATTGTTAATAGCATCTGTAACGGAAGGATTTAACCGTACTAGTATTCATGGGGTTAGAGTCGAATTATTAGAGGCTCAAGCAAAATCAATTGGACTTCCATTAAGGAAAATTTGGATTCCGGAAAATTGTTCGAATGAGTTATACCAAGAGATCATGACAAAGGTTAATTTAGAATTAATAGAGCAAGGGATTGAATATGTTGCATTTGGAGATCTTTTTCTTGAAGATGTCCGAAAGTACCGAGAGGAAATGTTAAAACCACTAGGAATAACGCCAATTTTTCCTCTTTGGGGTGAAAGTACATCAAACGTGATTAGACGTTTTCTATCATTAGGATATAAAACGATTATTACTTGTGTAGATTTAACTAGATTATCTGAAGAATCTTCAGGCAAAGTGATCGATAAACAGTTTATAGATGAACTTCCAAAAGAAGTTGACCCTTGTGGTGAAAACGGTGAATATCACTCATTTGTGTTTGATGGACCGATTTTTAATACTCCAATTCATTTTGAGATTGGTGAAAAGAAACGATCTGCAGATATTTATACAGGTGAAATTAGATTTTGTTTTACCGATATTGTTCCTAACTGA
- a CDS encoding cytochrome B5 has product MHLHKYEKIWLTFGGISLIVFLVIIGVTAFRSHLQPAGGMVTVNPQTVENTAPFNHPGVYAKDDGTYDVVILTKTFAYEPTKLKVPVGKKIRFVLTSTDVNHSFSIVHTNVNMMAIPGQINTKEYSFKKPGNYLILCNEYCGTGHSFMQTTIEAVK; this is encoded by the coding sequence ATGCATCTACATAAATACGAAAAAATTTGGCTAACATTTGGAGGAATTTCTTTAATTGTTTTTCTAGTCATTATCGGTGTAACAGCTTTTCGTTCCCATCTTCAACCAGCGGGTGGTATGGTCACAGTTAATCCGCAAACTGTTGAAAATACTGCACCTTTCAATCATCCAGGTGTGTATGCAAAGGATGATGGTACTTATGATGTTGTTATACTTACAAAAACATTTGCTTATGAACCAACTAAACTAAAAGTACCAGTTGGAAAGAAGATTCGATTCGTTTTAACGAGTACAGATGTAAATCATAGTTTTTCGATCGTTCATACAAATGTAAATATGATGGCTATTCCTGGTCAAATTAATACGAAGGAATATTCGTTTAAAAAACCTGGAAATTATTTAATTTTATGTAATGAGTATTGCGGAACAGGTCATTCGTTTATGCAAACAACAATTGAGGCGGTGAAATAA